TCTCGTGGCCTTACATAACCTCTGTGTCTACAATAAAACTTTACATTACACAGGCAAGACAAGGCTGCTCAGGGCGTCACTGGGATATATTGTTATCCTTGCTACAATtataaacatatattttttcttttctgcaggaGCTGCAAGGAATCCATTTTGTTAACTGTTGTTCAACCATACCCAGTAAGTTTCTCCGTCATCTGTGAATGAAATTCAGTACAATTCATGAGGTGCGTTCAGAGCTGATTATTTTGTTGACTGTATGAAGGCAAGTCATTAATCATGCCATATTGTGCTGCCACTGTGTCAGTAAAGCCTTATAACTGTGTGATAGATTGGGGCTAACTCAAATTGAGTCCAATTGATTATCTTTGGTCACTCTCATGTTGTAGCATAAGATCTTCACAAAAGCTCGGATGAGTCTGACATATAATTTGGTAGAGTCACAATGTGGAGGTGGACATATACAggaacatatacagtatgtgacatttgTTGAAGCTCTAAAAATAGCCCAAAAACGTCAATGTGTGTTCACAGACAGGACCATATAGTGTAGGCTGCAGTACAGTATGGCAGGGAATTAGAGAGTTGACAGTAGTTATGGTGTTTTATAATATCATTTGAACAATGTCTAAATCCCTAAATGGTATTGATGATATGATATGCAATAGATATTTGCATCAACAAGTGACTGTGTGTAAACAAGTGTTTATAAAGCCACATTTCCTAAATCTTGGAAGTCTGATATTAGTACATCCTTTCATCTTGCATTTATTGTGCCAATTCTCCAGGCTCTGTGCGATGAATGTCTTAACAAGCGGTTTTAGTTGATTGATATGCAGGAAAACATAGATTTTATAATTCCACATTACTCAAAGGATCAGCCAGGGATTATAGTTATTCAACCATGTAAACTCCATTTAGCAGGTGCTTCTTTGCAAGCTCAGTGACATGATAGCAGCGACAGATCATATGCTGTGTTACAAAGTGCCAACTTAATTACATTGGCACAGAGTGGAGAAATGGGAGGTCGCCATGCTTCAAGAGGGAAGCATCCTTGACTtgtgtgatgaaaaaaacacaatgtgactcatctctgatggGAGGCATTGTCTTTTATatctcagttgtttttttctgttttctttttcccttccAAAAGTCACCCAAATCGGCATTCATCAGTGCAGCCAAAAAGGCCAAGTTAAAGACTAATCCTGTTAAAGTCCGCTTTGCTGAAGAGGTCATCATCAATGGCCAGGTTCCAGTAAGTCATGATTTATTCTGTACACATCACGGTTCTGCAGAAGACACAACAACTGCAGACTATAACTCTTACTGATTACAGAGCAGAGTGAAAACATTATAATTCACTAACAGAAGGAAAGAGATGCATGAGCAAAACAGCACTAAGTTGAAAGACAGCACATGTGTGACATCAAGAAAAGGGGGGGGGACTCTTTTACAGAGAGACCTTGGATTTGTCACATAAAGGATatgtcattgaaaaaaaaaaataagtaaaacatTAGGTGATCACACCTCTGAGGAGAGGTCAGTCCAAgcatcatttttaaaaccaaagaATGATTATGTATGAGTAGCTATGCTGTTTGCATTATTCTTATTAATATATTGGCTcacacaaatatattaaatgaaacaaatacattgTTTCACATTTCTGTAAATTAGTTGTTTCAATGTATTATTCAAACTTCAGTTGGAAGATAAATCTActtctactacttctactactcaTAGTGCTGCTGGAGATGATTAGCATACTTTAGCTTGGCTTataaaaaggagggaaaaattACCAACCCAATTTAACTGCCTACCAGCATCTCTTAATCTCACCTATCATGATATCATTTGTTTAGTCCATTCAGAAACCAAAGTAGAGAGACACATGACCCAATATTAAGTGAGCTTTCGATCGATCGAAATACAGCAAAGATGGCTCTGTTCCTCTCtctcaaactcacacacactcagagttGTCTATATTTGAGTGGTGTTGTGTATACCAGCAACCAACGCTCAGCTCAGCTGGTTGTGTACTGAAAAGCACTATTGGAGCAGTTTTGCTTCATTCGGGATGTGGATCCATAAATAAGAGCAATATCAGCACCCAGGACAGGACTTAGACTGAGACCCCCTGATAATTGTAGTTCTATAATGAGAGAAGTATATAAATGAAGGATTGGAAAGTTTGTCAGTCAGGTTCAAGTTGTAATCAAGATCTACATTTGCAGGCCAGGTGGGCAGACTGTGCGTGTTTTGTACATTGCTAGCTTGATCTCTTGGTTCCCAGTTTTTATGCTAAACTAAGCTAACCATCTCCTAACAGTAtcattgtcatgtttgtgtgacagtgGTATCGAAATTTCATCTCAGCAATTTTCCTTTAATCACGCAACACTTCTATGTTGATTTCCCTAATGTTTGGTAGTTTATTACAAACAATTCAAATGCAGGTCCTATTGACAGATGCTGTATGAACTTTCaagaaaaaacagtgaaatgtacTTATCACGATTGTCTTCCCATCCTCAGGAAACTGTGAAGGACAACTCCCTTCTTTTTATGCCAAATGTTCTAAAGGTGTACCTGGAGAATGGGCAAACTAAATCGTTTAAATTTGACAGCAACACATCCATTAAGGTAGGTGCTGGAACGAACACACCCTGCTTCACAAAGTGCTGTTACACAAAGTAAATTGAAGTTCAGTCTAAATATTCAATGTTATTCATAGCTATACTGTTCACCATAAAGTACAAACTTCACTGTGGCCACACAAAAAGCAGCTTGATCATAAGATAACTAGAGCAGGGACAGCAATCCACATTTCCATCTTTTTTCCACTTCAGTTAAAAACCTGATTTGATGTTTGGGAGTGTGCATGCTGTAGTGTGTGCTCAGGTGGGAAAAAATTACTAATGGCTTTTAGATGAGCACGATTTGCATTGGTTCTCGTGTTGTATTAACAATGACTTTGTTCATGTGTCAGGACGTCATCCTGACCCTACAAGAAAAGCTATCCATTAAGAGCATTGAGCACTTCTCTCTGATGCTGGAGCAAAGAGCTGATGGATCTGCCAGCAAACTCATGCTCTTGCATGAGCAAGAGATGCTCACTCAGGTGAGACAACTCTGTCAGGTGACACTAAACAAGAGAGGGACACACACGGCACACACGGAGGATATCCTCTTTCATGATGTTTACTGCTAATGTACTGGCGTGTACAGCATTAGCACATTTGCAGGCtctttttcttacttttgttgtgcacaaacaaatgttgcagtgtttatttaattatttatgtattgaaGCTAACCCAGTGATCCCCAAAACCTGGGTCGGGACCCAATGGGTCAGTGGGTTTTTCttggggtccccaaacaaatctGCAGAATTCTCCCaatatgtaataaataacatgcataaatgaAGCTTTtcaatagtttgccatctttataAAGTGGGTCCCTACCGATAGTTTGTGAAAAAACACAGCTTCAccacttaacttttttttaggtgttAGTGGGCCTCAAAAACAATGTTCATCTGAACATATTGCATTTTGTAGACCTCATGACTAATGGGACCTCTCTTTGAATTACGTACTCTAGGTGACACAGAGGCCAGGGTCACACAAGATGAAGTGCTTTTTTCGCGTCACTTTTGTCCCAAAGGATCCCCTGGACCTACTCAGGAGAGACGCGGTAGCATTTGAGTACCTCTATGTTCAGGTAAACATAGAAAGATGGAGCACAAACTTTGTTTTGCAATTAAGTATGGCAACGAAGAGGGGCATGTAAGTAAGACTTGAGTGTGGATGTGTTGTAATGAGAATATTGACTGAAGTGTAACCTCTTCCTGCTGCCTATcaccttctctctgtctttttggTGCCTCCAGAGCTGTAATGATGTGGTATTGGAGAGGTTTGGGTCAGagctgaaatatgacacagCCCTGCGTCTGGCCACCCTGCAAATGTATATTCTAACCATCAATACCAAGCAGTCCCAGAAAGTTTCCCTGAAGTATATAGAGTAAGTACAGTATATCAGATTTCACACTGCGTCATGTTCAACTTCATGTCTCTCATTTGCAGAGCCACATTTTTTGTGCCTGTGACATATTCTAGCTGTAGAGTACACTACTTGTTTATTATGCTGTTcctcaaaaataaaattatgttATGGTATTGTTTTACTACAATACCAGAATCTAAATATCTGCTAGATTATTCATTCTAACTGTAGCTCATCAGTTAATCAATAGTCGGTTTAAAGATTAATTCAAATAATGACTTCTCCCCCCAGTAACTTATTTTAAGAATCTTTATGTTCTAATCTTGTACAGAAAGGAGTGGGGTTTGGCATTGTTTCTGCCTCCCGCAGTGCTGTCGAGCATGAAAGAGAAGAACATCAAAAAAGCCCTCACTCACATCCTCAAAACCAACCAGAACCTGGTGCCCCCTGGTAAAAAGGTACAGCCTTCATATCTTTATGTGTAGTATCTTCATCTCTATCTTTATATCGTATCTTGCACTGTCTCTCTTTGCCTTGCCCCATATCTATATAGGCGATGgcttaaataatattaaacaatATTGACTCAGTTGCCCATTACTTTCAGCTGTGAATTactaatttaaattattttatcttgCTTCCTGCTTTTTGTAGCTGACTGCCTTACAAGCAAAGGTTCATTATCTGAAGTATCTCAGTGACCTGAGGCTGTATGGAGGACGTGTGTTTAAATCCACATTAATTGTGAGTGAAACCATCTACATAGCTATTTTACATTATGCACAGCTAGTGTGTGAAACAATAACACTTGTCAGGTTTCATGTTGTTAATTTTCATGCAGAACATGAgttctcttccttttttttttacagcaaggCGAGAAGCATACAGAAGTGACATTGCTGGTGGGGCCCAAATATGGAATCAGTCATGTGATTAACACCAAAACGAACCTGGTGGCACTTCTGGCTGATTTTAGTCATGTTAATCGCATCGAGATGTATACAGAAGATGAGAACAGGGTTAGAGTGGAACTACATGTCATGGATGTAAAGGTTAACAAACCTTTTGCCCTTATACAACAAAATGTGATGACTATTTTTTGTGTATATTCTATGAAtttaaacagacaacacaaagtCAAGTATGTTCTGTCATTATAACCTCATTCCACAGACCCACTGTAACATTTATTGATTATCTGCCTTTTTCACAGCCTATCACTCTCCTAATGGAGTCTGTTGATGCGATGAATCTGGCTTGTTTGACTGCTGGGTACTACAGATTACTGGTGGACTCCCGACGCTCCATCTTCAACGTGGCCAAAAATACAGACAGTATGGAAACAAGTATGTCTAAAATGATCACACAATGACTCAGCAAGAGATGAATTCAAATAGACCTGTTTCATGTTTCTGGTTCCTCTTTTCAGGCCATGCAGTGAGAACAAAGCAGAACTATCAGGCCATCGAGTGTACATACAGCACGCCTCATAAAGGGTATGAGGACAGAAATAACCAGAGGTTCAGCCAAGATTATTCTGACCAGGAGTGTGAATATGTCAACCACAGGAGATGTGAGGGCCAACTAGTATATACAACTGAGATACACCAGCCTCAGCACTCAATGCTCATGGCAGAAAGAGCAGAGTGCTGCAGAATCCCTTGCTCCCAAACTTATCTTAACATCCCCAGGCCCAAATCCCAAGACTCCTCCAGGAGTGCAAAGGTCTCCTTTATATTCGGAGATCCTCCCTTAGACTGTGTAAACCCCCAAAATTTGGGCTACCAAAGACTGATGGATGAAAGCCCAGAGATTCTGGACAATCACAGCCCCATGTACAGGCGTCTCGAGGAGGACTATAAGATGATGGATGCCATAGAAGATGAGGATGGGTATCACTATACCACCAAAATCTTTGGTCCTACTGAGTGCATTGAGGAGCCACTGCTACACGATATCTGCTACGCAGACACAACTGATGAtgctgaggatgaggatgacATCAGCTGTGAGGAGGACATGATGATGAGTGACATTGACAAGCCTATGTTACTATCTCTCTCAGGGTCCACGGATGACATCATTGACTtgacctccctccctcctccaccggagggtaaTGATGAGGAGGGCAATGACGTACTGCTGCACTCTCTTAACCTGGCCattgctgctcctcctcctggctTTAGGGACAGCTCTgatgaggaggagcagcagggcGGAGCTGGGACTCGAGCCCAGGGAGCTGGCAATGACATCCCAGTGTCTCTCATAGATTCAGTGCCCACCCATAGAGCGGAGGGCAACGGAGAGCCCCTGGACAATGCAGTGGTGTCCACCTTACAGGCACTTGAGGCCCTCGCTGCATCAGAAGAACAGAGTCCAGCACAGTCGGATAGTAGCACAGGTTCTCCTTTCACCATtgtaacattcattcattaacctCACACATGTTCCAGCcattcatttttgatttgttgttcatttttttttcaataaactCATTTTGTTCTAtgtttccatttgtgtgtgtatttatttaatcattcatttcaACATACAAGCAGCTGTGTTCATTACAGTGTAAATCATTTTGTCAAGATTTGttctcgtttgttttttttcatttgaacacTTACACAATGCCAGATGAGTTTTGCTGAtattgaaaacactgaaaataaaatttaaacaGCAATTGAGCAAACCATTGCAAGTCAGTGAGAATTCTCTGTTAATATTTTATAGTAGTACAATGTTGTCATGTAGTGATTTATAGGCCTATTTTGTATGGTAATTGTTATATTTAAGAACCCATTTACACTTTTCTCATCCACAtactcatttacattttaattacaatCAGTTATATTTGACTCACTCCATAACCTGTGATAATTTCCACTTGCCTCAGATGAGATTGTTaatgaagtgtttgtttttctgtggtaCACAGGTGTAGAAATATCACGAGCATTTAGTCCTGAGTCCTCAGATTCTGGCAACGAGACAAACTCTTCTGAGATGACAGAAAGCTCTGAGCTGGCCAGCGCTCAACGACACTTAGAGAGCCACCTGAGGATGCATGTAGCCACTGCAGAAGGATACCACGCCATGAATGATGAAAAGGCCAATGTGTCTGCACAGAGTGATGGTAGAGCAGGAACTCTGCAGTACAATCCACAGGAGCATCAGGACGACGAGGTGAAATCATCTGCTGTTGCTTCCTCTCAGATATTTCACTCAGATGGAGGCGAGATGGAGCCAGAGACAATGGAAATAAAATCCGTCAGTGAATACTTCACTAAGATGCACATGGGCTCAGTAATgagcagacagagaggaaaacagagggaGGCAGACAGCAGAATGCAGGGAGATACCTGTGAATCCTCTGACAAATTGCACATGACTTCTCAAGACTCAGCTAAAGAGGAGCCCCCTCATCTTGTTGGGAAGTATAATGCTTTCACTGTGAGAGATTCTTATTACATGAATCAACTCGATCTAGGGAGGATTCACTTAAAAGACATGCATCAAGCAATGCAGCAGAAAGCAACTGTAAACAAAATGGCAGAGAGCCTCTCTCCAGAATGTGTGAATAAGTCACAGGCTCCCTTTACAGACAGGTTGATAATCAAGGGAGAAAAACAGGACTCGGATCAAAGAAGCCAAAAGATAAATGCCCATCTCCGCTCCCCATCCCAAGGGCCCATCTCTGCACAGGGAGATGCCACAAAACAGGATAATGAGCAGCAGCAAATTAAGATTCCAGCGTCAGAGCAAGACACCACGCGGTTATATGAATACCATGTGAGCAAGCGTATGTCATCGATACAGAATGAGGGTATGCATTCACTCCAAAGCTCACAGTGTTCTTCTATAGATGCTGGCTGcagcacaggcagcagcagctgtgccaCTCCGATGGATTCTCCCCTTTGTGCCACGGACAATATGCATATACTGTCAGAGTCCTCCATCAAGGGGATTAGTTATGTAGCTGCTGAGGAGAGGGCTTATGGGCCTCCAAGCCAGGGGAAGGTTGGCCATCCCATGGATCCCACCCTGCTGAGGAAGATCCACGCAGCTACCAGTGCTGAGCCTGGGTTCACAAATGCACGGGATGGCAGTCACCGGATTCCCAAGATAAAAGAAACCACAGGTAAAACGACACAGTAGTATGCTCCCTCTTATCTATATCTGCATTAATGGCAAGcaaaacaaggacatttaaGATAGTTGGTCATTATAGACAAATAAGGACAGGAATGTAGTCCATGCAGACAATTTGCTCAACTTACAAAACTATTCCAATGGCAATTCCAATTTTGTCtacatgtgtccatgttttgggatatatttttaataaatactttttgtGGGCCACAGGATACACTGTCTGCAATTTTCATTGGGAAAAAAAGGTATTCTGTGACAATATTCCCCATGGGAAATGAAGTCattcaaattgtatttatacatttaatttaataaaagtttGAAGCTGTGAGCGCCACAAATTAAATCTCATTCTCCTTTCATATATACAAGCAGAATGATATCTCAAAAcctggacaaataaaacaagtcaagtgtaaaaaacacatgatgtggTTTCTCAGTGGGTATGTGCCCAGCACTGGGTGCAGGgaatttctgtcatgtttttttattgtgttcatCCAAGAAGAAGTCCAGAATATAACCACTGTTATTTTTGTACAGATCaggcaaataaaacacaatttgttcATTAGCTAACTTCAAGTATTAGAATGCAGATATTGCTTCTCAAAACACATGCTTTGTTAAGTGTCATAGATGTCAATCTGATAATCATCAGTATTTCATAAAATATCACACCATTTGTCTGCATAATTCAAAAGCATAAAAACTATTTGTT
Above is a window of Solea senegalensis isolate Sse05_10M linkage group LG2, IFAPA_SoseM_1, whole genome shotgun sequence DNA encoding:
- the frmpd4 gene encoding FERM and PDZ domain-containing protein 4 isoform X4 → MDPDDNELGIFTVIHHRTKSSGWPPPSGTWSATQGPPNGWDMGTNREGRDCYIKSCKESILLTVVQPYPSPKSAFISAAKKAKLKTNPVKVRFAEEVIINGQVPETVKDNSLLFMPNVLKVYLENGQTKSFKFDSNTSIKDVILTLQEKLSIKSIEHFSLMLEQRADGSASKLMLLHEQEMLTQVTQRPGSHKMKCFFRVTFVPKDPLDLLRRDAVAFEYLYVQSCNDVVLERFGSELKYDTALRLATLQMYILTINTKQSQKVSLKYIEKEWGLALFLPPAVLSSMKEKNIKKALTHILKTNQNLVPPGKKLTALQAKVHYLKYLSDLRLYGGRVFKSTLIQGEKHTEVTLLVGPKYGISHVINTKTNLVALLADFSHVNRIEMYTEDENRVRVELHVMDVKPITLLMESVDAMNLACLTAGYYRLLVDSRRSIFNVAKNTDSMETSHAVRTKQNYQAIECTYSTPHKGYEDRNNQRFSQDYSDQECEYVNHRRCEGQLVYTTEIHQPQHSMLMAERAECCRIPCSQTYLNIPRPKSQDSSRSAKVSFIFGDPPLDCVNPQNLGYQRLMDESPEILDNHSPMYRRLEEDYKMMDAIEDEDGYHYTTKIFGPTECIEEPLLHDICYADTTDDAEDEDDISCEEDMMMSDIDKPMLLSLSGSTDDIIDLTSLPPPPEGNDEEGNDVLLHSLNLAIAAPPPGFRDSSDEEEQQGGAGTRAQGAGNDIPVSLIDSVPTHRAEGNGEPLDNAVVSTLQALEALAASEEQSPAQSDSSTGVEISRAFSPESSDSGNETNSSEMTESSELASAQRHLESHLRMHVATAEGYHAMNDEKANVSAQSDGRAGTLQYNPQEHQDDEVKSSAVASSQIFHSDGGEMEPETMEIKSVSEYFTKMHMGSVMSRQRGKQREADSRMQGDTCESSDKLHMTSQDSAKEEPPHLVGKYNAFTVRDSYYMNQLDLGRIHLKDMHQAMQQKATVNKMAESLSPECVNKSQAPFTDRLIIKGEKQDSDQRSQKINAHLRSPSQGPISAQGDATKQDNEQQQIKIPASEQDTTRLYEYHVSKRMSSIQNEGMHSLQSSQCSSIDAGCSTGSSSCATPMDSPLCATDNMHILSESSIKGISYVAAEERAYGPPSQGKVGHPMDPTLLRKIHAATSAEPGFTNARDGSHRIPKIKETTACTQLKKPGKDSSLALCNKTTTKTMSPPSLQSSTEPSQLTRAISEPNSHALAIPSNGSSYDPTTGSIRKPHRVRMLRRSWSTMMPGSRSLEALIEKTKATLTWKSGSQNFQSQEAPKVQRIYSAKTLPKSFSQGSVTSDSPGRGLQRGATQLLAASTAPRLDAGTWRCRGPFSHCFLRGKKTNTDGDRENRNMPPDALCSLSTVSICCEEKTKQKAGHKAEQSNKATPVNDVSLAARLACVNSMKGKTYSLHTGFALARKDALEMVSVLRSSIGHLSSMDKHEVHDTDMETCSQLLIMQAKVLSSSCSQMPQEYSSPEELLLTLTHSFHTVCCLTQACMSLVEGLSTERDRCEVVAKVDEIVMNYVSLLKAAETASGSSPSGQSVNALTHHSATMSAIITALIKSLETLLNK
- the frmpd4 gene encoding FERM and PDZ domain-containing protein 4 isoform X1, with the translated sequence MDPDDNELGIFTVIHHRTKSSGWPPPSGTWSATQGPPNGWDMGTNREGRDCYINHISQSSSLEEIRLDGDKFVPPAPRKVEMRRDPVLGFGFVAGSEKPVVVRSVTPGGPSEGKLIPGDEIIMINEEPVSSAPRERVIDLVRSCKESILLTVVQPYPSPKSAFISAAKKAKLKTNPVKVRFAEEVIINGQVPETVKDNSLLFMPNVLKVYLENGQTKSFKFDSNTSIKDVILTLQEKLSIKSIEHFSLMLEQRADGSASKLMLLHEQEMLTQVTQRPGSHKMKCFFRVTFVPKDPLDLLRRDAVAFEYLYVQSCNDVVLERFGSELKYDTALRLATLQMYILTINTKQSQKVSLKYIEKEWGLALFLPPAVLSSMKEKNIKKALTHILKTNQNLVPPGKKLTALQAKVHYLKYLSDLRLYGGRVFKSTLIQGEKHTEVTLLVGPKYGISHVINTKTNLVALLADFSHVNRIEMYTEDENRVRVELHVMDVKPITLLMESVDAMNLACLTAGYYRLLVDSRRSIFNVAKNTDSMETSHAVRTKQNYQAIECTYSTPHKGYEDRNNQRFSQDYSDQECEYVNHRRCEGQLVYTTEIHQPQHSMLMAERAECCRIPCSQTYLNIPRPKSQDSSRSAKVSFIFGDPPLDCVNPQNLGYQRLMDESPEILDNHSPMYRRLEEDYKMMDAIEDEDGYHYTTKIFGPTECIEEPLLHDICYADTTDDAEDEDDISCEEDMMMSDIDKPMLLSLSGSTDDIIDLTSLPPPPEGNDEEGNDVLLHSLNLAIAAPPPGFRDSSDEEEQQGGAGTRAQGAGNDIPVSLIDSVPTHRAEGNGEPLDNAVVSTLQALEALAASEEQSPAQSDSSTGVEISRAFSPESSDSGNETNSSEMTESSELASAQRHLESHLRMHVATAEGYHAMNDEKANVSAQSDGRAGTLQYNPQEHQDDEVKSSAVASSQIFHSDGGEMEPETMEIKSVSEYFTKMHMGSVMSRQRGKQREADSRMQGDTCESSDKLHMTSQDSAKEEPPHLVGKYNAFTVRDSYYMNQLDLGRIHLKDMHQAMQQKATVNKMAESLSPECVNKSQAPFTDRLIIKGEKQDSDQRSQKINAHLRSPSQGPISAQGDATKQDNEQQQIKIPASEQDTTRLYEYHVSKRMSSIQNEGMHSLQSSQCSSIDAGCSTGSSSCATPMDSPLCATDNMHILSESSIKGISYVAAEERAYGPPSQGKVGHPMDPTLLRKIHAATSAEPGFTNARDGSHRIPKIKETTACTQLKKPGKDSSLALCNKTTTKTMSPPSLQSSTEPSQLTRAISEPNSHALAIPSNGSSYDPTTGSIRKPHRVRMLRRSWSTMMPGSRSLEALIEKTKATLTWKSGSQNFQSQEAPKVQRIYSAKTLPKSFSQGSVTSDSPGRGLQRGATQLLAASTAPRLDAGTWRCRGPFSHCFLRGKKTNTDGDRENRNMPPDALCSLSTVSICCEEKTKQKAGHKAEQSNKATPVNDVSLAARLACVNSMKGKTYSLHTGFALARKDALEMVSVLRSSIGHLSSMDKHEVHDTDMETCSQLLIMQAKVLSSSCSQMPQEYSSPEELLLTLTHSFHTVCCLTQACMSLVEGLSTERDRCEVVAKVDEIVMNYVSLLKAAETASGSSPSGQSVNALTHHSATMSAIITALIKSLETLLNK
- the frmpd4 gene encoding FERM and PDZ domain-containing protein 4 isoform X2 encodes the protein MDVFSFVKMPKLSGHRTKSSGWPPPSGTWSATQGPPNGWDMGTNREGRDCYINHISQSSSLEEIRLDGDKFVPPAPRKVEMRRDPVLGFGFVAGSEKPVVVRSVTPGGPSEGKLIPGDEIIMINEEPVSSAPRERVIDLVRSCKESILLTVVQPYPSPKSAFISAAKKAKLKTNPVKVRFAEEVIINGQVPETVKDNSLLFMPNVLKVYLENGQTKSFKFDSNTSIKDVILTLQEKLSIKSIEHFSLMLEQRADGSASKLMLLHEQEMLTQVTQRPGSHKMKCFFRVTFVPKDPLDLLRRDAVAFEYLYVQSCNDVVLERFGSELKYDTALRLATLQMYILTINTKQSQKVSLKYIEKEWGLALFLPPAVLSSMKEKNIKKALTHILKTNQNLVPPGKKLTALQAKVHYLKYLSDLRLYGGRVFKSTLIQGEKHTEVTLLVGPKYGISHVINTKTNLVALLADFSHVNRIEMYTEDENRVRVELHVMDVKPITLLMESVDAMNLACLTAGYYRLLVDSRRSIFNVAKNTDSMETSHAVRTKQNYQAIECTYSTPHKGYEDRNNQRFSQDYSDQECEYVNHRRCEGQLVYTTEIHQPQHSMLMAERAECCRIPCSQTYLNIPRPKSQDSSRSAKVSFIFGDPPLDCVNPQNLGYQRLMDESPEILDNHSPMYRRLEEDYKMMDAIEDEDGYHYTTKIFGPTECIEEPLLHDICYADTTDDAEDEDDISCEEDMMMSDIDKPMLLSLSGSTDDIIDLTSLPPPPEGNDEEGNDVLLHSLNLAIAAPPPGFRDSSDEEEQQGGAGTRAQGAGNDIPVSLIDSVPTHRAEGNGEPLDNAVVSTLQALEALAASEEQSPAQSDSSTGVEISRAFSPESSDSGNETNSSEMTESSELASAQRHLESHLRMHVATAEGYHAMNDEKANVSAQSDGRAGTLQYNPQEHQDDEVKSSAVASSQIFHSDGGEMEPETMEIKSVSEYFTKMHMGSVMSRQRGKQREADSRMQGDTCESSDKLHMTSQDSAKEEPPHLVGKYNAFTVRDSYYMNQLDLGRIHLKDMHQAMQQKATVNKMAESLSPECVNKSQAPFTDRLIIKGEKQDSDQRSQKINAHLRSPSQGPISAQGDATKQDNEQQQIKIPASEQDTTRLYEYHVSKRMSSIQNEGMHSLQSSQCSSIDAGCSTGSSSCATPMDSPLCATDNMHILSESSIKGISYVAAEERAYGPPSQGKVGHPMDPTLLRKIHAATSAEPGFTNARDGSHRIPKIKETTACTQLKKPGKDSSLALCNKTTTKTMSPPSLQSSTEPSQLTRAISEPNSHALAIPSNGSSYDPTTGSIRKPHRVRMLRRSWSTMMPGSRSLEALIEKTKATLTWKSGSQNFQSQEAPKVQRIYSAKTLPKSFSQGSVTSDSPGRGLQRGATQLLAASTAPRLDAGTWRCRGPFSHCFLRGKKTNTDGDRENRNMPPDALCSLSTVSICCEEKTKQKAGHKAEQSNKATPVNDVSLAARLACVNSMKGKTYSLHTGFALARKDALEMVSVLRSSIGHLSSMDKHEVHDTDMETCSQLLIMQAKVLSSSCSQMPQEYSSPEELLLTLTHSFHTVCCLTQACMSLVEGLSTERDRCEVVAKVDEIVMNYVSLLKAAETASGSSPSGQSVNALTHHSATMSAIITALIKSLETLLNK
- the frmpd4 gene encoding FERM and PDZ domain-containing protein 4 isoform X5: MDVFSFVKMPKLSGHRTKSSGWPPPSGTWSATQGPPNGWDMGTNREGRDCYIKSCKESILLTVVQPYPSPKSAFISAAKKAKLKTNPVKVRFAEEVIINGQVPETVKDNSLLFMPNVLKVYLENGQTKSFKFDSNTSIKDVILTLQEKLSIKSIEHFSLMLEQRADGSASKLMLLHEQEMLTQVTQRPGSHKMKCFFRVTFVPKDPLDLLRRDAVAFEYLYVQSCNDVVLERFGSELKYDTALRLATLQMYILTINTKQSQKVSLKYIEKEWGLALFLPPAVLSSMKEKNIKKALTHILKTNQNLVPPGKKLTALQAKVHYLKYLSDLRLYGGRVFKSTLIQGEKHTEVTLLVGPKYGISHVINTKTNLVALLADFSHVNRIEMYTEDENRVRVELHVMDVKPITLLMESVDAMNLACLTAGYYRLLVDSRRSIFNVAKNTDSMETSHAVRTKQNYQAIECTYSTPHKGYEDRNNQRFSQDYSDQECEYVNHRRCEGQLVYTTEIHQPQHSMLMAERAECCRIPCSQTYLNIPRPKSQDSSRSAKVSFIFGDPPLDCVNPQNLGYQRLMDESPEILDNHSPMYRRLEEDYKMMDAIEDEDGYHYTTKIFGPTECIEEPLLHDICYADTTDDAEDEDDISCEEDMMMSDIDKPMLLSLSGSTDDIIDLTSLPPPPEGNDEEGNDVLLHSLNLAIAAPPPGFRDSSDEEEQQGGAGTRAQGAGNDIPVSLIDSVPTHRAEGNGEPLDNAVVSTLQALEALAASEEQSPAQSDSSTGVEISRAFSPESSDSGNETNSSEMTESSELASAQRHLESHLRMHVATAEGYHAMNDEKANVSAQSDGRAGTLQYNPQEHQDDEVKSSAVASSQIFHSDGGEMEPETMEIKSVSEYFTKMHMGSVMSRQRGKQREADSRMQGDTCESSDKLHMTSQDSAKEEPPHLVGKYNAFTVRDSYYMNQLDLGRIHLKDMHQAMQQKATVNKMAESLSPECVNKSQAPFTDRLIIKGEKQDSDQRSQKINAHLRSPSQGPISAQGDATKQDNEQQQIKIPASEQDTTRLYEYHVSKRMSSIQNEGMHSLQSSQCSSIDAGCSTGSSSCATPMDSPLCATDNMHILSESSIKGISYVAAEERAYGPPSQGKVGHPMDPTLLRKIHAATSAEPGFTNARDGSHRIPKIKETTACTQLKKPGKDSSLALCNKTTTKTMSPPSLQSSTEPSQLTRAISEPNSHALAIPSNGSSYDPTTGSIRKPHRVRMLRRSWSTMMPGSRSLEALIEKTKATLTWKSGSQNFQSQEAPKVQRIYSAKTLPKSFSQGSVTSDSPGRGLQRGATQLLAASTAPRLDAGTWRCRGPFSHCFLRGKKTNTDGDRENRNMPPDALCSLSTVSICCEEKTKQKAGHKAEQSNKATPVNDVSLAARLACVNSMKGKTYSLHTGFALARKDALEMVSVLRSSIGHLSSMDKHEVHDTDMETCSQLLIMQAKVLSSSCSQMPQEYSSPEELLLTLTHSFHTVCCLTQACMSLVEGLSTERDRCEVVAKVDEIVMNYVSLLKAAETASGSSPSGQSVNALTHHSATMSAIITALIKSLETLLNK